A genomic stretch from Caldicellulosiruptoraceae bacterium PP1 includes:
- a CDS encoding acyl-CoA dehydratase activase-related protein, with product MKIAFPHMGNLYITAKTLFEELGHQVIVPPYNNDKVKEIGSKYAPEFICLPLKLNLGNFIQAIEMGADTIVMLGGCGPCRFGYYGSLEKIILNDIGYNVDFIVLEPLVYGTKNFISNVSRVFNNKSIFALKRAYKIAKLVDQLERKVNYLRPREKVKGSVDKIYNTFRNNVINLHGSKEIEKYIMQTNLLLDSIAFVDEERPKIAIIGEIYTIIDDYSNLNIQKILGEMGFETDRNLYISSWIEEHLIKSALNINNKEVIENSKGIIDRIIGGHARESIAFANLFKNKGYNGIIHVFPLTCMPEIMAKSIMINTYKDLDIPFMSLVLDEHSSEVGIKTRIEAFADLILNKGEQCKDEGMLSWS from the coding sequence ATGAAAATAGCGTTCCCACACATGGGGAATCTATATATAACTGCTAAAACACTTTTTGAAGAATTAGGACATCAAGTTATAGTTCCACCTTACAATAATGATAAAGTCAAAGAGATTGGATCAAAATATGCACCCGAATTTATATGTTTGCCTCTGAAACTAAATTTGGGTAATTTTATTCAAGCAATTGAAATGGGTGCTGATACTATAGTAATGCTTGGAGGTTGTGGCCCTTGCAGATTTGGATATTATGGGTCATTAGAAAAGATAATTTTAAATGATATTGGTTATAATGTAGATTTTATTGTTTTGGAACCTTTAGTTTATGGAACAAAAAATTTTATTTCAAATGTTTCAAGGGTTTTTAATAATAAATCAATCTTTGCTCTAAAAAGAGCCTACAAAATAGCCAAATTAGTTGATCAACTTGAAAGAAAGGTAAATTACTTGAGACCACGTGAAAAAGTAAAAGGTAGTGTTGATAAAATATATAATACTTTTAGAAATAATGTTATTAATTTACATGGTTCAAAAGAAATTGAAAAATATATAATGCAAACAAATTTATTACTTGATAGTATCGCTTTTGTAGATGAAGAAAGACCAAAAATAGCAATAATCGGAGAGATATATACAATAATTGATGATTATTCAAACTTAAATATTCAAAAAATTTTAGGAGAAATGGGATTTGAAACAGATAGAAATTTATATATTTCTTCATGGATTGAAGAACATTTAATAAAATCAGCATTAAATATAAATAATAAAGAAGTTATAGAAAATTCAAAAGGAATAATTGATAGAATAATAGGAGGACATGCTAGAGAAAGCATAGCATTTGCAAATCTATTTAAAAATAAAGGATATAATGGAATCATACATGTTTTCCCATTAACATGTATGCCTGAAATAATGGCAAAATCAATAATGATAAACACATATAAAGATTTAGACATACCATTTATGAGCCTTGTGTTAGATGAGCATTCTTCTGAAGTGGGCATAAAAACTCGAATTGAAGCTTTTGCAGATCTAATTTTAAATAAAGGAGAGCAATGTAAAGATGAAGGAATGTTATCTTGGAGTTGA
- the hisH gene encoding imidazole glycerol phosphate synthase subunit HisH, producing MKKRITIIDYGMGNLRSVEKAFKYLGYEVNVCYEKEEILLAEKIVLPGVGAFQKAIENIKNLDLYHVIKQKIIDKTPFLGICLGYQLLYEFSEEGNEKGLNLLKGSVIKFKENNKFKVPHMGWNKILVNERSRLLKGLSGNYFYFVHSYYVNNSNKDIVSSTSYHGLGFDSSIEYENIYATQFHPEKSGDVGLEILDRFGGL from the coding sequence ATGAAGAAAAGAATAACAATTATAGATTATGGTATGGGGAATTTAAGAAGTGTTGAAAAGGCTTTTAAATATTTAGGCTATGAAGTAAATGTATGCTATGAAAAGGAAGAAATATTGCTTGCTGAAAAAATAGTTTTACCAGGTGTAGGTGCTTTTCAAAAAGCAATTGAAAATATTAAAAATCTTGATTTATACCATGTTATTAAACAAAAAATCATAGACAAAACTCCATTTTTAGGTATATGTCTTGGTTATCAACTTCTTTATGAGTTTTCTGAAGAAGGAAATGAAAAAGGATTAAACTTATTAAAAGGGTCTGTAATAAAATTTAAAGAAAATAATAAATTTAAAGTTCCTCATATGGGTTGGAATAAAATATTGGTAAACGAAAGATCTAGATTACTAAAAGGATTAAGTGGTAATTACTTTTATTTCGTACATTCATATTATGTAAATAATTCTAACAAGGATATTGTTTCTTCTACATCATACCATGGGCTTGGTTTTGATTCTTCAATTGAATATGAAAACATTTATGCAACACAGTTTCATCCAGAAAAAAGTGGTGATGTTGGATTAGAAATATTAGATAGATTTGGAGGCTTATAA
- the murJ gene encoding murein biosynthesis integral membrane protein MurJ, whose translation MENKTKKITKTAFLLIIVTMFAKVFGFLREVVLGSFFGTSYKKDALLASQLVPGVLFASIMASFSTTFIPLYNEISVREGKERSKKFVNNSISLIFFVASIISIFGIIFSNQIVNITVAGFDLEKKVLTANLLKITFVYIIFLGINYIFQGYLQSNEKFIIPALTSLPFNAIIISSTFLANKYDIYGVAVGYVLGYLSMVIFQLIFILKNGYKPKIKIDFLNDQYIKKMFKLIVPVFIGSSVMSLNSFVDKYLASHLQEGSISALDYADRLNGLVYGIFSSSIVTIMYPYLSRFFAGKQHDQFRKYLTMSINILIILMIPISFGMFLLNKEIVEVVYQRGAFNQKSTILTAGALTFFSIGYLGYSIRDILSRTFYSIQDTLTPMKNGIFAVFINIFLNIILVRFLQHKGLALGTSIVSYISVFLLLRSLRKKIGNLNIKNNIIVLLKSIFSASIMCIVIYLIKEYLPINSNYNFIIKSLLLGLYIIISFLIYSFTIYILNITEVKWLVTNVKIKVKTLIYKS comes from the coding sequence TTGGAAAATAAGACAAAAAAAATTACTAAAACTGCCTTTTTATTAATTATTGTTACAATGTTTGCAAAAGTATTTGGTTTCTTAAGAGAAGTGGTATTGGGAAGCTTCTTTGGAACATCTTACAAAAAAGATGCTTTGCTTGCATCCCAACTTGTTCCTGGAGTTTTATTTGCAAGCATTATGGCTTCCTTTTCTACCACTTTTATACCTTTATATAATGAAATAAGTGTAAGAGAAGGTAAAGAAAGAAGTAAAAAATTTGTAAATAATTCTATTTCACTTATTTTTTTCGTTGCATCTATTATTTCAATTTTTGGTATTATCTTTTCTAATCAAATAGTGAATATAACTGTTGCTGGTTTTGATTTAGAGAAAAAAGTATTAACTGCAAATTTATTAAAAATAACATTTGTTTATATAATTTTTTTAGGAATTAATTATATTTTTCAAGGCTATTTACAATCTAATGAAAAATTTATAATACCAGCTTTAACAAGTTTACCATTTAATGCAATAATAATTTCGTCAACCTTTTTGGCAAATAAATATGATATTTATGGTGTAGCAGTGGGGTATGTATTAGGTTATCTATCAATGGTTATCTTCCAACTAATATTTATATTAAAAAATGGTTACAAACCAAAAATAAAAATTGATTTCCTTAATGATCAATACATAAAAAAAATGTTTAAACTAATTGTTCCAGTTTTTATTGGTTCTTCTGTAATGTCTTTAAATTCATTTGTAGATAAATACTTAGCCTCACATTTACAAGAAGGTAGTATATCTGCTTTGGATTATGCTGATAGACTAAATGGGCTTGTTTATGGAATTTTTAGCTCATCAATAGTTACAATAATGTATCCATATTTATCTAGATTTTTTGCTGGTAAACAACATGATCAATTTAGGAAATATTTAACAATGTCAATAAATATTTTAATAATTTTAATGATTCCAATTTCATTCGGTATGTTTTTATTAAACAAAGAAATTGTTGAGGTAGTTTATCAACGTGGTGCATTTAATCAAAAATCTACAATTTTAACTGCAGGTGCATTAACATTTTTTTCAATTGGTTATTTAGGTTATTCAATAAGAGACATTTTAAGTAGAACATTTTACTCTATTCAAGATACACTAACACCAATGAAGAACGGTATCTTTGCTGTATTTATTAATATATTTTTAAATATAATTCTAGTAAGGTTTTTACAGCATAAAGGACTAGCCTTAGGAACAAGTATTGTATCATATATTTCGGTATTTTTGTTATTAAGAAGTTTACGAAAAAAAATAGGGAATTTAAATATAAAAAACAATATAATTGTTCTATTAAAATCAATTTTTTCAGCTTCAATAATGTGTATAGTAATTTATCTTATTAAAGAATATTTACCAATTAATAGCAATTACAATTTTATTATAAAATCATTGTTATTAGGACTATATATAATAATTAGCTTTTTAATTTATTCTTTTACAATTTATATTTTGAACATTACAGAAGTAAAATGGCTAGTAACAAATGTAAAAATAAAGGTTAAAACCTTAATTTATAAATCATAA
- the hisF gene encoding imidazole glycerol phosphate synthase subunit HisF — translation MVAKRIIPCLDINNGRVVKGINFINLIDAGDPVESAKKYDKLGADELVFLDITASHENRNIIINLVEKVAENVFIPFTVGGGIRTVEDIRLILKAGADKVSINSAAIRNPDLINESSSIFGSQCIVVAIDVKKHNDNYHVYINGGRIDTGLDAVKWAKEVVKRGAGEILLTSMDKDGTKTGYDLEITKIISNEVSVPVIASGGAGKLEHFKEAIDAGAEAVLAASLFHFGEIKISDLKRYLSENNIEVRL, via the coding sequence ATGGTTGCGAAAAGAATAATTCCTTGTTTAGATATCAATAATGGTAGAGTTGTAAAAGGAATTAATTTTATTAATTTAATTGATGCTGGTGATCCTGTCGAAAGTGCGAAAAAATACGACAAACTTGGAGCAGATGAATTAGTTTTTCTTGATATTACTGCTTCACATGAAAATAGAAATATTATCATAAATCTTGTTGAAAAAGTTGCTGAAAATGTCTTTATTCCATTTACTGTAGGTGGTGGAATAAGAACTGTAGAGGATATTCGTTTGATATTAAAGGCAGGGGCTGATAAAGTATCAATAAATTCAGCCGCAATTAGAAATCCTGATTTAATTAATGAATCATCAAGTATTTTTGGCAGTCAATGTATTGTTGTTGCTATTGATGTAAAAAAACACAATGATAATTATCATGTTTACATTAATGGAGGAAGAATCGATACAGGTTTAGATGCTGTAAAATGGGCAAAAGAAGTAGTCAAAAGAGGTGCAGGTGAAATATTGCTTACTTCAATGGATAAAGATGGTACAAAAACCGGGTATGATTTAGAAATAACCAAAATCATATCAAATGAAGTATCAGTACCAGTTATTGCTTCTGGAGGTGCTGGCAAACTGGAACACTTTAAAGAAGCAATAGATGCTGGAGCAGAGGCTGTTTTGGCAGCATCATTGTTCCATTTTGGTGAGATAAAGATTTCAGATCTAAAAAGATATCTTTCAGAAAATAATATTGAGGTGAGATTATAA
- a CDS encoding mannose-1-phosphate guanylyltransferase, with protein MERFAVIMAGGGGTRFWPLSRSSSPKQFLNLSGNDVLINETIDRISKNISKDKIYIVTNINQKEMIEKVLDYEINRENIIYEPVGKNTAACILYAALKIKKKYNDGIMCVFPSDHYIKDNNEFSNIVENCIDIAVNSNSLVTIGIQPTFPSTGYGYIKYAKSEDANKWYEVIEFVEKPTFDKAKEYLKSGNYLWNSGMFIWKVSTIIDCFNRFLPRLYNKLYSVYDFLNTNKEIDEINKVYPTLQDISIDYGIMERSDNVIVVPGDFGWNDVGSWDSLGSIFPPDDDGNIVKALHVGINTRDCIIYGNNRLIASIDLNGIIIAETEDAVLVCPKNRAQDVKKIVEILKEKQLEKYI; from the coding sequence ATGGAAAGATTTGCTGTAATAATGGCTGGTGGTGGTGGAACACGCTTTTGGCCGTTATCCAGAAGTTCTTCTCCTAAACAATTTTTAAATCTTTCTGGTAATGATGTTTTAATAAATGAAACAATTGATAGAATATCAAAGAATATTAGCAAAGATAAGATTTACATTGTTACTAATATAAATCAAAAGGAAATGATTGAAAAAGTATTAGATTATGAAATAAATAGAGAAAATATCATCTATGAACCAGTTGGTAAAAATACAGCTGCATGTATTTTATATGCTGCATTAAAAATTAAAAAGAAATATAATGATGGAATTATGTGTGTTTTTCCATCTGATCATTATATAAAAGACAATAATGAATTTTCTAATATTGTTGAAAATTGTATTGACATAGCAGTAAATTCAAATAGTTTAGTTACAATTGGAATTCAACCTACATTTCCATCAACTGGTTATGGATATATAAAATATGCAAAAAGCGAAGATGCTAATAAATGGTACGAAGTTATTGAGTTTGTTGAAAAGCCTACTTTTGATAAAGCAAAAGAATATTTAAAAAGTGGAAATTATTTGTGGAACAGTGGCATGTTTATTTGGAAGGTTTCAACTATAATAGATTGCTTTAATAGATTCTTACCAAGGCTTTATAATAAACTTTATTCTGTTTATGATTTTCTTAATACTAATAAAGAAATTGATGAGATTAATAAAGTATATCCAACATTACAGGATATATCTATAGATTATGGTATTATGGAACGTTCAGATAATGTAATTGTTGTCCCTGGAGATTTTGGCTGGAATGATGTTGGTTCATGGGATTCATTAGGATCAATTTTTCCACCTGATGACGATGGTAATATAGTGAAAGCATTGCATGTTGGAATAAACACAAGGGATTGTATAATATATGGTAATAACAGGTTAATAGCATCAATTGATTTAAATGGTATTATAATTGCTGAAACTGAGGATGCAGTTCTTGTGTGCCCTAAAAATAGAGCTCAAGACGTAAAAAAAATTGTTGAAATATTAAAAGAAAAACAGTTAGAGAAATATATATAG
- the hisIE gene encoding bifunctional phosphoribosyl-AMP cyclohydrolase/phosphoribosyl-ATP diphosphatase HisIE, giving the protein MNLTDNLKFNADGLIPVIIQDVKTKDVVMQAYMNKESIEKTLETGFMHYYSRSRKAIWKKGETSGNIQKVISLTADCDNDSILALVEQNGVACHTGEFSCFHNEITKSEKIKEDYKPSILYYISGIIDNRKRNKIEGSYTNYLFDKGLDKILKKVGEESAETIIAAKNQSKSEIRYEIADLIYHLSVLLSFFDMSWDDIFDELETRKK; this is encoded by the coding sequence ATGAATTTGACTGATAATCTGAAATTTAATGCAGATGGGTTAATTCCTGTGATTATTCAGGATGTTAAAACAAAAGATGTTGTTATGCAAGCATATATGAATAAAGAAAGTATTGAAAAAACGTTAGAAACAGGTTTTATGCATTATTATAGTAGATCAAGAAAAGCAATATGGAAAAAAGGTGAGACATCAGGTAATATTCAGAAAGTTATTTCATTAACTGCTGATTGTGATAATGATAGTATTCTTGCTCTTGTTGAGCAAAATGGTGTAGCATGCCATACTGGTGAATTTAGCTGTTTTCATAATGAAATTACAAAATCAGAAAAAATAAAAGAAGATTATAAACCAAGCATTTTATATTATATCAGTGGTATCATAGATAATAGGAAAAGAAATAAAATAGAAGGATCATACACTAATTATCTATTTGATAAAGGGCTTGATAAGATTCTTAAAAAAGTCGGTGAAGAATCTGCTGAGACTATAATTGCTGCAAAAAATCAATCAAAAAGTGAAATACGTTATGAAATAGCAGATTTAATATATCATTTAAGCGTTCTTCTAAGCTTTTTTGATATGTCTTGGGATGATATTTTTGATGAATTAGAAACACGAAAAAAATAA
- the hisB gene encoding imidazoleglycerol-phosphate dehydratase HisB produces the protein MERKVEIKRITKETEILLRINYDGSGNNKISTGIGFFDHMLQQISVHGKFDIDIEAKGDLFVDDHHTIEDVGIVLGQSLIKAIGDKKGINRYGYFILPMDDALILESIDICGRPYLNFDVKFIQSSIGTLNTQMIIEFFKAFVNTSGVTLHITKLYGYNDHHVCEAIFKAFAKVLNIATRVTSNDIPSSKGVL, from the coding sequence TTGGAAAGAAAGGTTGAAATTAAGAGGATTACAAAGGAAACCGAAATATTATTAAGAATTAACTATGATGGTAGTGGAAATAATAAAATATCAACTGGAATAGGTTTTTTTGATCATATGCTTCAACAAATATCTGTACATGGGAAGTTTGATATTGATATTGAAGCAAAAGGAGACTTATTTGTAGATGACCATCATACAATTGAAGATGTAGGTATTGTTCTTGGACAATCATTAATTAAAGCAATAGGTGATAAAAAAGGTATAAATAGATATGGGTATTTTATTCTACCAATGGATGATGCATTGATACTTGAATCTATTGATATTTGTGGTAGACCATATTTGAATTTTGATGTTAAATTTATTCAATCATCAATAGGAACATTAAATACACAAATGATAATAGAATTTTTTAAAGCATTTGTAAATACATCAGGTGTAACACTACATATTACAAAATTGTATGGGTATAATGATCATCATGTTTGTGAAGCTATTTTTAAAGCATTTGCTAAGGTATTAAACATTGCAACAAGAGTAACAAGCAATGATATACCCTCATCGAAAGGGGTTTTATGA
- the hisA gene encoding 1-(5-phosphoribosyl)-5-[(5-phosphoribosylamino)methylideneamino]imidazole-4-carboxamide isomerase, whose amino-acid sequence MKILPAIDLMNKKCVRLKKGDFSQSKIFNEDPIQQAKIFEQSGSKYIHIVDLDGAKEGKPVNIEIIKQIKKFTNLYVECGGGIRSLETASEYLNNGINNIIIGSLLFKNKKLVIDIINNFGMEKVTAGIDFLDNQVKISGWLEDSKIELDYAIQYINEIGLKRLIVTDINKDGMLQGPNIEVFKKLRKLFNGELIASGGISTINDLKILKEIEVDGVIIGMALYENKIDLKEALKI is encoded by the coding sequence ATGAAAATATTACCAGCTATTGATTTAATGAATAAAAAATGTGTAAGGCTGAAAAAAGGTGACTTTAGCCAAAGCAAAATATTTAATGAAGATCCAATTCAGCAGGCAAAGATATTTGAGCAATCTGGCTCAAAATATATACATATTGTTGATTTGGATGGTGCAAAAGAAGGAAAGCCAGTTAATATTGAAATTATAAAACAAATAAAGAAATTTACAAATCTTTATGTTGAATGTGGTGGCGGTATTAGAAGCCTTGAAACTGCATCTGAGTATTTAAATAATGGGATTAACAATATTATTATTGGTTCTTTATTGTTCAAAAATAAAAAATTAGTTATAGATATAATAAACAACTTTGGCATGGAAAAGGTAACTGCTGGTATTGACTTTCTTGATAACCAAGTAAAAATTTCAGGTTGGCTTGAAGATTCAAAAATAGAGCTTGACTATGCAATTCAATATATTAATGAAATAGGATTAAAAAGGCTTATTGTGACAGATATAAATAAAGACGGAATGCTTCAAGGACCTAATATAGAAGTTTTTAAGAAATTAAGAAAATTATTTAACGGAGAGCTTATTGCTTCTGGTGGAATTTCGACAATAAATGATTTAAAAATATTAAAAGAAATTGAAGTAGATGGTGTTATTATTGGCATGGCTTTATACGAAAATAAAATAGATTTGAAAGAAGCACTAAAAATTTAA
- a CDS encoding histidinol-phosphate transaminase has protein sequence MFKEFLKQFKNYEVDYEDYYIKVDANENLLDLPEELAKKIENVIVANLNNIRLYPEINSQTLINKLSQFYNLSYDNFVVGNGSDQLIQIIVQSTSTKNDTVLSLNPSFVMYKISSLLQEANWKGINWEDNWKLPIDEIIDTVNNNNSIKVLFIDTPNNPTGIAFNEDELSYLINKLRDILIVIDGAYSDYFENNYLGLCLKYKNTLLLKTFSKIGFAGIRCGYAIANKNIIEFLNKVKPPYNVNTLTHNIAIEILENFDLLKNNIEIIKNERQKYITKLSEKYNILDSKSNFIAIINENAHLLYDYLLQNKIKTKLFKLNNTKLLRITISDSIENDIIIDRLLKWK, from the coding sequence ATGTTCAAAGAATTCTTGAAACAGTTTAAAAATTACGAAGTTGATTATGAAGATTATTATATAAAAGTTGATGCTAATGAAAACTTGCTTGATTTACCTGAAGAATTAGCAAAGAAGATTGAAAATGTTATAGTGGCTAATTTGAATAACATCAGATTATATCCAGAAATTAACTCACAAACACTAATAAATAAGTTAAGTCAGTTCTATAATTTAAGTTATGATAATTTTGTAGTTGGAAATGGCTCTGACCAGCTAATCCAAATAATTGTTCAATCTACTTCTACAAAAAATGATACTGTTTTATCATTAAATCCATCTTTTGTTATGTATAAGATATCATCATTACTTCAAGAAGCTAATTGGAAAGGTATTAATTGGGAGGATAATTGGAAGTTACCTATAGATGAAATAATTGATACCGTAAATAATAATAACTCCATAAAGGTATTATTTATTGACACACCAAATAATCCGACAGGTATTGCATTTAATGAGGATGAATTAAGTTATTTGATAAATAAACTTCGCGATATTTTAATTGTAATTGATGGTGCTTATTCAGACTACTTTGAAAATAATTATCTTGGGCTGTGTTTGAAATATAAAAATACATTACTTTTAAAAACCTTTTCTAAGATTGGATTTGCAGGTATTAGATGTGGTTATGCTATAGCAAATAAAAATATAATTGAATTTCTTAATAAAGTCAAACCACCATATAATGTTAATACTTTAACACATAATATTGCAATAGAAATACTTGAAAACTTTGATTTACTTAAGAATAATATTGAGATAATTAAAAATGAAAGACAAAAATATATTACAAAGCTATCTGAAAAATATAATATTTTGGATTCTAAATCTAACTTTATTGCAATAATAAATGAAAATGCTCATTTATTATATGACTATCTTCTTCAAAATAAAATTAAGACCAAATTATTCAAATTAAATAATACAAAGTTATTAAGGATTACAATATCTGATAGTATAGAAAATGATATAATAATTGATAGATTGTTGAAATGGAAGTGA
- a CDS encoding N-acetyltransferase family protein, producing MIIRYAQIKDIPAITEIYNYEVIHSTSTFDITIKSCDYFIKFLDKHNDHYPVFVIEEDSIIVGWGSLSMYSEKEAYKCTVENSIYIHNCYRSKGYGKKMLDHLINTSKNLGYSNIIAKISAENQNSIALHSKFGFIQVGKLINVGYKFNRWLDVVIMQLSL from the coding sequence ATGATAATTAGGTACGCACAAATTAAAGATATCCCTGCAATAACAGAAATATATAATTATGAGGTTATACACTCAACCTCAACATTTGATATAACAATTAAATCATGCGACTATTTTATAAAATTTCTCGATAAACACAATGATCACTATCCTGTATTTGTTATTGAAGAGGATAGTATTATTGTTGGCTGGGGTAGCTTATCAATGTATTCTGAAAAAGAAGCATATAAATGTACTGTTGAAAATTCCATTTATATTCATAATTGCTATAGATCAAAAGGTTATGGTAAAAAAATGCTCGATCATTTAATCAATACTTCAAAAAATCTAGGTTATAGTAATATAATTGCAAAAATTTCAGCAGAAAATCAAAATAGTATCGCTTTACATAGTAAATTCGGTTTTATTCAAGTTGGTAAATTAATTAATGTAGGATATAAATTTAATAGATGGTTAGATGTAGTTATAATGCAATTAAGTTTATGA
- a CDS encoding acyl-CoA dehydratase activase-related protein produces the protein MIIGYPNSFAYINMEDFFSNFLKEINENIEIVISNETTKDIFEKGIQVSIDELCLPAKIFLGHVEHLIEQGIDILLLPRLTSMNTKKYSCPKVIGMVDLVKNLFKNTKILSPELNLYDSYNNKQRFLFDLANDIKKYNINIKKIINKYSNLPFKNIQKNSLCKNSILLIAHEYILFDEYLINDIKNVIIDNNYFPVNVHEVYIPQFYNYNLLKPFFWHTADEIINKYLYILENNKLEGIIYFMSFGCGIDSILEDIIKRISNKNKIPYLCITLDEHTGYGGYITRVEAFLDMIEWRKKINENSVPTHGESIYNC, from the coding sequence ATGATTATTGGATATCCTAATAGCTTTGCATATATTAATATGGAGGATTTTTTTTCTAATTTTTTAAAAGAAATAAATGAAAATATAGAAATTGTTATATCTAATGAGACAACAAAAGATATATTTGAAAAAGGTATACAAGTTTCTATTGATGAACTATGTTTACCAGCAAAAATCTTCTTAGGACATGTTGAGCATTTAATAGAACAAGGCATTGATATTTTATTATTACCAAGATTAACATCTATGAATACAAAAAAGTATTCTTGCCCTAAGGTAATCGGAATGGTAGATTTAGTCAAAAATTTATTCAAAAACACAAAAATATTATCTCCAGAATTAAATCTTTATGATTCTTACAATAATAAACAAAGATTTTTATTTGATTTAGCTAATGATATTAAAAAATATAATATCAATATTAAGAAAATTATTAACAAATATTCAAATTTGCCTTTTAAAAATATTCAAAAAAATAGCCTTTGCAAAAATTCCATCTTGCTAATAGCACATGAGTATATTCTATTTGATGAATATTTAATTAATGATATAAAAAATGTAATAATTGATAATAATTATTTCCCAGTTAATGTTCATGAGGTATATATCCCACAATTCTATAATTATAATCTTTTGAAACCCTTTTTCTGGCATACTGCTGATGAAATAATAAATAAATATTTATATATCTTAGAAAATAATAAATTAGAAGGTATCATCTATTTTATGTCTTTTGGTTGTGGTATTGATTCTATTCTTGAGGATATAATAAAACGAATCAGTAATAAAAATAAAATCCCATATCTTTGTATAACTTTAGATGAACATACAGGGTATGGTGGATATATTACAAGAGTTGAGGCATTCTTAGATATGATAGAATGGAGGAAAAAAATAAATGAAAATAGCGTTCCCACACATGGGGAATCTATATATAACTGCTAA
- the nth gene encoding endonuclease III, translated as MNKKFIVKKIIETLLKEYENPVCTLEYNKPYELLFATILAAQSKDSMVNKITKDLFSKYNTLEKFAKANINELESEIKAIGFYRNKAKNIIETANILINKYSGNLPDNIEELIKLKGVGRKTANVILANIFDIPSIIVDTHCMRLSKRLGITKHSDPEKIEKELRDIIPKKYYTIFSNLMVYHGRKICMAKKPRCNICSINQYCEYYKNFKHG; from the coding sequence ATTAATAAAAAATTTATTGTTAAAAAAATAATAGAAACATTATTAAAAGAATACGAAAATCCTGTTTGTACTTTAGAATATAATAAACCATATGAGTTACTTTTTGCAACAATTTTAGCAGCTCAAAGTAAAGACTCTATGGTAAATAAAATAACAAAGGATTTATTTAGTAAATATAACACTTTAGAAAAATTTGCAAAAGCAAATATTAATGAACTAGAAAGTGAAATTAAAGCAATAGGTTTCTATAGAAATAAAGCAAAAAATATAATAGAAACAGCTAATATTTTAATTAACAAATATAGTGGTAACCTTCCAGATAATATTGAAGAATTGATTAAACTAAAGGGTGTAGGAAGAAAGACTGCAAATGTTATTTTAGCTAATATATTTGATATACCATCAATTATTGTTGACACACACTGTATGAGATTATCTAAAAGACTTGGTATAACAAAACATTCTGATCCTGAAAAAATAGAAAAAGAATTGAGAGATATAATACCTAAAAAATACTATACCATTTTTAGCAACTTAATGGTCTATCATGGAAGAAAAATATGTATGGCAAAAAAACCAAGGTGTAATATATGTTCAATTAATCAATATTGTGAATACTACAAAAATTTTAAGCATGGTTAA